A section of the Piliocolobus tephrosceles isolate RC106 chromosome 14, ASM277652v3, whole genome shotgun sequence genome encodes:
- the CTSL gene encoding cathepsin L1 → MNPTFILAAFCLGIASATLTFNHSLEAQWTKWKAMHNRLYGMNEEAWRRAVWEKNMKMIELHNQEYREGKHSFTMAMNTFGDMTSEEFRQVMNGFQNRKPRKGKVFQEPLFYEAPRSVDWREKGYVTPVKNQGQCGSCWAFSATGALEGQMFRKTGKLVSLSEQNLVDCSGPQGNEGCNGGLMDYAFQYVADNGGLDSEESYPYEATEESCKYNPEYSVANDTGFVDIPKQEKALMKAVATVGPISVAIDAGHESFMFYKEGIYFEPDCSSEDMDHGVLVVGYGFESTESDNSKYWLVKNSWGEEWGMGGYIKMAKDRRNHCGIASAASYPTV, encoded by the exons ATGAATCCTACATTCATCCTCGCTGCCTTTTGCCTGGGAATTGCCTCAGCTACTCTAACATTTAATCACAGTTTAGAGGCACAGTGGACCAAGTGGAAGGCGATGCACAACAGATTATACGGCATG AATGAAGAAGCATGGAGGAGAGCAGTGTGGGAGAAGAACATGAAGATGATTGAACTGCACAATCAGGAATACAGGGAAGGGAAACACAGCTTCACAATGGCCATGAACACCTTTGGAGACATG ACCAGTGAAGAATTCAGGCAGGTGATGAATGGCTTTCAAAACCGTAAGCCCAGGAAGGGGAAAGTGTTCCAGGAACCTCTGTTTTATGAGGCCCCCAGATCTGTGGATTGGAGAGAGAAAGGCTACGTGACTCCTGTGAAGAATCAG GGTCAGTGTGGTTCTTGTTGGGCTTTTAGCGCTACTGGTGCTCTTGAAGGACAGATGTTCCGGAAAACTGGGAAGCTTGTCTCACTGAGTGAGCAGAATCTGGTAGACTGCTCTGGGCCTCAAGGCAATGAGGGCTGCAATGGTGGCCTAATGGATTATGCCTTCCAGTATGTTGCTGACAATGGAGGCCTGGACTCTGAGGAATCCTATCCATATGAGGCAACA GAAGAATCCTGTAAGTATAATCCCGAGTATTCTGTTGCTAATGACACCGGCTTTGTGGACATTCCTAAGCAGGAGAAGGCCCTGATGAAGGCAGTTGCAACTGTGGGGCCCATTTCTGTTGCTATTGATGCAGGTCATGAGTCCTTCATGTTCTATAAAGAag GCATTTATTTTGAGCCAGACTGTAGCAGTGAAGACATGGATCATGGTGTGCTGGTGGTTGGCTATGGATTTGAAAGCACAGAATCAGACAACAGTAAATATTGGCTGGTGAAGAACAG CTGGGGTGAAGAATGGGGCATGGGTGGCTACATAAAGATGGCCAAAGACCGGAGAAACCATTGTGGAATTGCCTCAGCAGCCAGCTACCCCACTGTGTGA